In one Vibrio sp. VB16 genomic region, the following are encoded:
- a CDS encoding bifunctional tRNA (adenosine(37)-C2)-methyltransferase TrmG/ribosomal RNA large subunit methyltransferase RlmN, which translates to MTTAKVNLMDFDRKGLRHFFIEELGEKAFRAEQVMKWIYQFGVDDFEQMTNINKKLREKLLRVAEIRAPLVSDAQHSSDGTIKWAMRVGDQDVETVYIPDDERATLCVSSQVGCALECTFCSTGQQGFNRNLRVSEIIGQVWRAAKEIGLQKDTGRRPITNVVMMGMGEPLLNMKNLIPALEIMLDDLGFGLSKRRVTVSTSGVVSGLDQMTGVIDVALAVSLHAPTDELRSQIMPINDRWNIQDLLASIHRYVDSSNANRGKVTIEYVLLDHVNDDMQHARQLAEVMKGTPCKINLIPFNPYPGSPYKKPSNSRIDRFQKTLMEYEHTVTVRKTRGDDIDAACGQLVGDVIDRTKRTKQNQLGEPIPVKSI; encoded by the coding sequence ATGACTACTGCAAAAGTCAATTTAATGGATTTTGATCGTAAAGGACTTCGCCATTTTTTTATTGAAGAATTAGGTGAGAAAGCCTTCCGAGCAGAGCAGGTGATGAAATGGATCTACCAGTTTGGCGTCGATGACTTCGAACAAATGACGAATATCAATAAAAAGTTACGCGAAAAATTACTGCGTGTCGCGGAGATCCGTGCTCCTCTTGTTTCCGATGCTCAGCATTCGTCTGATGGCACGATTAAATGGGCCATGCGTGTTGGCGATCAAGATGTTGAAACGGTCTATATCCCAGATGATGAACGTGCGACATTGTGTGTATCTTCTCAAGTTGGATGCGCCCTTGAATGTACGTTTTGCTCGACGGGGCAACAAGGTTTTAACCGTAATTTAAGGGTATCTGAAATTATTGGTCAGGTATGGAGAGCTGCGAAAGAAATAGGGTTACAAAAAGATACTGGCCGACGTCCAATTACCAATGTGGTAATGATGGGGATGGGTGAGCCACTTCTGAACATGAAAAATTTGATACCAGCATTAGAAATTATGCTTGATGATCTAGGTTTCGGGCTATCTAAGCGTCGCGTAACCGTATCTACATCGGGTGTGGTCTCTGGTTTGGATCAGATGACAGGTGTTATCGATGTAGCTTTGGCCGTTTCATTACATGCCCCGACAGATGAACTTCGTAGCCAGATTATGCCGATCAATGACCGCTGGAACATTCAGGATCTACTTGCCTCCATTCATCGATATGTTGACTCGTCGAACGCCAACCGTGGCAAGGTTACGATCGAATATGTTTTGTTGGATCATGTAAATGATGACATGCAACATGCAAGACAACTCGCAGAAGTAATGAAAGGTACACCTTGTAAGATCAATTTGATTCCATTTAATCCTTATCCTGGTTCACCATACAAAAAGCCAAGTAACTCTCGTATAGATCGTTTCCAGAAGACACTAATGGAATATGAACATACGGTAACAGTACGTAAAACGCGCGGTGATGATATCGATGCAGCGTGCGGTCAGTTAGTTGGTGATGTGATCGATAGAACAAAACGAACAAAACAGAACCAGCTTGGGGAACCAATTCCGGTAAAATCAATCTGA